The following nucleotide sequence is from Podospora bellae-mahoneyi strain CBS 112042 chromosome 1 map unlocalized CBS112042p_1, whole genome shotgun sequence.
GTTGGGACCGGTGTTCCAAGACCTGCGAGCATCTGGGGCGACCCATTTTTGACAGTTCACAGGTCGCCAAGTTTCCCCAGTCTAGTGGAAGATAAGGTGTTTATAGCAGCGTGGCACTGGTGGGCACTCTCAATGGGATGATGCTTTTTCATCCGAGGGCTTCAGTCTCAACGTTCGGCTGTCAAAGATCAGTCTCAAATGCTCTCAACAGCCATGAATCAGGCGAGAGGAAGAGCCTCACAGGGGACCCACGACGAAATTGCCGGAGGGTGGGTACAGCATTAGACTCTGGCCGATTCATCAACTAGGGATCCTCGATCTTTGTGGCCAAGATGGCTCAAAGTCAAACCCCGAACCAAACATCTTCCCATCGTCCGTCCCGTCTACCCCGGCGATGCAGCCCTGTACCTGCAGGACATGGTCAGCCACCGATTCCGCTTGCCAACAGGAGTTCGGGAACCTCATGGACCGACGGAGAGCTGCTCCTGCGGGCGGTGTGGGGGTGTTCGCGATGCGAAGCTGAGTGGGTGGACTGGCAAGTCTGGGATGACGTCTTGCCTGCTTCCATCTCTCCTCTAGGACGGCGCGCCGACCCGCCAAACCTTATGCCTGGAGCCTGTTTTCCTCAGCATTGGCAGCAACCTTAATGATGGATTCCGTGGTTCCCTCCTGACTCGGCCGGTGTTGATCCTCTCCGTCAAGTTCTCATTGCTGTTTTCTTGGACAATCCTTTGCTGGGCGGATTATCGTCCATCTCACCGTCGCCCTAATCAAGATTAAGCGCAGTCGCCGGTCTCGCAGAAATGTCCACCCTTATCTCATCGACATCGAGACGCGAAACCGAAATATCCCCGCGACGGTGCCCCGGTTGTAAccgtgttgaggaggttgtggagaCGACATTTTCCTCAGCAGTTTAAGAATTTTCTTCCAGTGTTTTGCTCCCGGGGTAGGGGTGCATGGAGCCACGACCCTGGCTCAGACGTCTCGCATCTTCAGGGGTTTTGTCAACAAATGGTTTTTGACCCAGGCATTCCCAgaaacctcaccctcctgcTTGTTGAACAAGCAGCACCCTTCAATCAACTCGTTTCGCATCAGTTTACGGTGCTCGACTTTGGCCTCCCTTTTTAACGGTCCCGATGGGCTTCTTTGAAGCAACTCTTGGTAATCCACGTAACCTGCGCATCCCATCCAAGAAAGCCATCTCAACGCCGTTGACACTAACAAAAAGCCACCAAACCACCATCCGACTCAAGAACAATCTGGCTCTTATCTCCCGTCGTCCACGCCAGCACACTCAGCCCTATACGTTCTAGGTCCAAGGAGCCTCCCGCTGCCAACCCGCCGAGCCTCAATTCAACTTCCAGATCAGGGCAGGCCTTGGGCCAAGAGAAAAAAGCCTTTCATCCATGTCGAATCACCCACCGCTCAAACTTCGGCatcacaccaccaacaagcctCCCACCCAGACCACCAGCCAAGAAGTTTGAAGAAAGCGAACCTTTTGCCAAACCTCCGAACGGAATCTCGGGCTTGGAAGCGGCAGAGTCGTCAACAGACTGAGCTAAAGCCCGGTGAAGGCCGCCGGAAAACATCATGCTCAAAGACGCACAATCCCCGTCGCCCAGCCCGAACGCTCTGCTTGGCAAAAGCTTAACCTTCAAGTTCTGGCCAgacctcttctttttttcccagGCAGGCCGGTCGTTTGGAAGGCGCTAGTAGTATCCCGCTCTGGTTGTTGGACCTGGTAGGTAGGCGAGGTAAGCTTGGTTTTCTGTCGCTACCGGGTTATGAGGTTGGGAAAAAGACCGGTGAGGTGATGGGCCCAGAACTTTTCATGTCGTCGCGTGCCATTCAAAACAGCGGTGGTTTGTTGCTCGCTTGTTTGGGGTCCAGCGCAGAATATCAGCCCAATAAAAAATGAGGCGACGTTGTGTTGCGGATAGGGCTCTTCAGCTCTGGACGCTCAAAATCCGCATTGGCAGAGATGAGAAACAGCAATGTGGTTGAGAAATGCATATGTCGTCAAAAGAGGATTCTTTGATCAACTCCATTCATCTCGCGAACTTTATCCCGCGAACATGTCATGTCATGTCCCCTAATATGTCACCGCGCGCGCTCTGGTGTACGGCAGTGAGCTGAATTTTACAGCTCGCTTAGCGCAGCCTCAGGAGACAGGTCGGGTTGGGTAGTTTTTTGGTTTTGCTTGCGGTCAAAGTTGGTTTACATCGAGGACTAATAATGCCCGAACATGCATCGTGACGATGGAGAGATAGAATAGATTTTGATATCTCTCAAACCCACAAAAAGCCTTGGTATCATCCCATTCCCTTCGTTACCCGTGAAAGAAACAAACCATTCATCATGAGAGGCGTATCCGGCCCTTCTTTTCTCACACATCCGATCCAGACCTTGACTCCGTGGGATGTTTGACAAagacaagagaaaaaaacaaagccatcaccaagacagACCATAATATCTGTCCCAACACATTTCATActacaccccccctctcctcgccACCGATCCCACCTTCTCTCCCCTGTAATCCCTATCCCTATCCTCCCGTTgactcatcctcgtcatcctcgcccCCCTAGGGCTCTCAGGCAAGTCGTATTCATCCTCATCGCTATCCCCCTCGTCGtcctgatcatcatcagtATGATCCGACCTTCTCCGTGGCGGTTGTGTCCTCCCCACATTCACACCACCAAACGTCTCCCCCGGCTGTGGACTTCTCGGGTGCTTCTCCACCTTGACCGACCTGGTAACCTGTATCGACAACCTCAGGTGACCCCGTGGCGGTGCTCGTAAACTTCCTGAACCAGGTGACCTCCCTCCACTCGTGGTATCCAACGGAGAgatgtcatcatcatcctcgttATGGTGATCAGTCGTATTCGACGGATGCAACGATGACCCCCCTCTCGCACTAGCAGAAACACTGCACGTCTGCTGTGATTCCAAATCCCCATGCATGACCGGCCTGTTAAGTTTGTAGTCTGCCAgcccgttgttgttgttcaccGACGGTAGTTCGCCTTCGTGTTCTTCCActtgctggaggaggcttCCTTTGcgcttggaggaggttttgtcTGATGTTTCGCTTAGCCTTctgcttcctcttcggccTAGTTGAGCAGCGAGGCCGATGAAGGACTGGCGGGAGTCACGGCGGATGGGGTGGCCGGTGATGGGGTCGATCCATTGGAGGCTGCTGTTTTCTCTTGGGGTCTTGCTGCCcgagttgggggagaggagccGGGGAAAGAGGCGTTGGATGAGAGGCTTGAGGGTCATGAGGCAGGCGCAGCAGATGGCGGCGGAGACCTCGACCGAGGTCCAGTAGATCATCTGGGCCGAGGTGTAGGTTGCGTCGTAGCCGGCTTTTTTGACAATGTCGATAAGGTAGACTAGGCGGATGATGGAGACGATGCAGACGCTGGGATAATGAGTTAGGAACATAAAGATACCCATGTATGTGGTGGAGGACTTACAAAAACCCCAAAGCAAACACCCCAACAAGAGCGTACTTTTGGCGTCTCGGCAGTTTCAAAGCTGAAAGCACTGGCATCTGGTTTCTTTCTGTCAGTCCTTCTTCTACTCATCCATCCTAGCAATAGCCTCAAACAGATCATCAGGCCAGGCAACAAAAAAGGAACATACCGGCAAAGCCATAATCACCAAATCACTAACAATATGCAAAGCCGCATTCGCCCACCAAATGTTCCCCGGCTGGCAATACACCTCCTGCGTAAAAAACAAACCCCAATTCCAGAACGCCTCAAGCGGGATGCAAGCCGTGCAAACCGAAACAACAAGCCAGATCCCAATAAGCACCACAAGAACAAGCACGATCTGAATCGCCCGCTTCGCCCAGCTGTAGGTGAAGATGCGTCGATACAGCAAAAGTATCGAAATCCTTAAGAAGGTGAGACTCAAATTGTAAAACAGAATCCCATACCAAGCCGCCCTTTCCAGCGCCGACATCTGCATCCAGTCCGCCTCCCAGGCGTGTCTCCCGGCCCCTCGAGCCATTTCTAGATTTGCTGTCAGTAATCACAATCTCGATATCAGAAACCGTGCGGCAAGACCTACGCTCAAGAGAACTAGCCATCACACCGGCGGCAAACACCAACGCCGGAATGATACACCAATCCGACGCCCCCAGCACATTGTTGAGTCTACCCCTCGTGTaaaacctcaccaccacgaaCCCAAGCGCGATGAGCCATGTTATCACCGCGCAAGCCACGATATCGGCTTGCAGCGATCGCCCAGCATCAGTCGGTATTGGCCCCCAAGGTAGAAACGTCTCGTTGGTTCCCACTGTGAAGTTTTTCCCGTTTGTTGGGAATGTGAAGTTGAAAtctgttggcggtggtggtggtggtggtggtggtggtggtggtccctCGAAGGGAGGGATGCCAGTGCTGGCCAGAGGGTCGGGTCCCATTTTCTGCGTCCCGGCTCTTGCAACCTAGGTACCTTGGGTATGTTTGGACGTTGGCGGTGTGGATTCGTGATGTAGATGGGGGTAGGAAACCATGCCCGCCCATCAACCcgaaaaaaggagaaaaaagaagaatgCTGGAATAGCCCGATGGGGCTCACCAAGAAAAGATATATCTCcagccagcttcttgatgtcTGGAAAAAGCGCAGCTTTTCCCCGCAACTCGTTACCAGCCAAAATTTGAGGGAAAACGGGCGAAAAAAGGGGCCCGATGTGACTGTTCATcaaccggcggcggcagcagcagaatcAGGATCGGCAGTGCTGAGCTTTTCTGTCGACTCTTTTTCGCCTTGCAGGGTTGCAACCCGAACTATCGAAAACTCTGGGGAAGCGGAAAACGGTTTCTTGGTTCCTGTCTGGGGTTGCAAGCAACATCAAATAAGTAATGTCTAGCTAGGAACGTTTGGAAATGAGTAATGGCCGCAAAGGGAATAATCGTTGGAAAGAAATCAGGGCACGTACTCGTGTTTGATGTTGGGTGTCATTGTTTATGCCTTCCAACCGTGACAACGCTCTCTGTTCGCACTCGCAAGCTAGGGCATTGTCGAGAGAAAGGGGGATGGCGAGGTTAGTTAGTCCTTGCAAGCTTCCACTTTGCCGGCCGGTGTGTTCCCGGACGAGGTTGCTTCAGAGGGTGGCACTTCGGAACTTGTAAGAGTTGAGTCCCTGTTAGGCCATGATTGCTTCTGGGTGGATAATGCGGGGAGTCCTGGCCCAGTCATAGGATACTGGCGGTATAAAAGGCAACGTGCGCTCAACTGTCGAGTACAAGGAAACATTGGTTCTTGCTCCGCTCCGCCGAATGGGTTGACGTACATTTGGTTCGCTGGAAAGCGTGCCCGAGCGCTGAGTGACACTTTTGAGGCTTTGGCAGACAGGacgaggatggtggagattGAAACATTTCCAGGATATTGAAGATAATTTTACCGTTAAGCAAGTAGCGATCTTCGACTCCAAGGTCTGCCTGAAAATATTTCCTTGTCATTAATGGCCAGCTCCGGCAGGCTTCCTGCTCATCAGgcctcgtcatcttcatcagcgAAAAACATGCTGAAGAGCGGTCATGTCCCAAATCCTCCACGAGGCCGACAGCGCTCAGGTCAATCCCAGAGAGAAGCGAATGCAACACTGGTGCTGACCACCATACCCGACTTGACCCAGCGCTAAGCTTGATCGAGAACCCTGCCAACACCCTCCGACCTCCCGCATTCAAACAAGAACCATGGTGGTACCCCTATTTCTGCCGCCGGAATTCCGCATTTGGATCGAGTTGTGCTGTCAAACATGTCAAAAGGAGGGCTGGTGCCGGCAGttgaatggatggatggatggatgtggCGGAGTGTGAATCATGCAATGCAAAGCAGTGGCGTGTTGCCGAAAGGATTTTGTCATTttctggggaagaggtgggacATGATTGGTTTTTGGCTTATGAGATGCGGCTACAGGACGCCAAGAGGTCTATCTCTCTAGATACATAGGCCAGAAACGTGGCACATATTGCTTCATTTGAATTGACCTGGTCGAAGGCAGGACACAAGAGGGAGAACAGACTTCCACGTATAAAATGATGGGCACAGGCTCCCCGAAGGTGTGTGACACAGCATTGCTGAACTCTGCGCTCTCGAACAGAAATTCGGCAAATGTCAAAGGTGCCAGGTCATTTATCAGGAGTTCCCCTCATGATTGGGCTTCTTTTATATTGTATTGCCGCCCTAGATATTGCACCCCATCTTGGCCAATATCAGGCTGCGAGGCCCGCAAGTCCGGATTTCAGAACATTCCGCCAATAGGTATATCACATGGAAGTCACCACAAAGCAATTTCTTAAAGCAAATTCAAAACAATCTATTGCAGCAAAACTACCACTGGTATCTATCCCAAATCACAACCCAACTCCAATGCTCCAATGCAATGCAGTTTACTAGTGATTATCGTCCTAAAGCCCATCCGAGAGGTAAAAATACCGAAATCAACAAAAGCCATAGCTGAGATTGGAGTTGCCAACCCAGCAGGTGTACTGATCATATGTGACCTAAGGGTTGCTGACGTAGCTTCTCGCCTGTCTGAGGTCCTCCAGATCGTGATGCTCTCTCGCGTTCGCCTTTTCCACATCCGAGTCCATGTGGTCgtcgtcaccaccaaaagcATACTTGCTGCGCGCTCTGATCCTCGCGCCGTATCTCCAGAACAGAAACGGAATGGCGCAGCAGGCAAgagccaagaaggccaggAAAGTACTGGCCCATTGATCACCCATCCTGTCATACATTTGCTCGGTGAAAAGCACGACACCAGCGCCCCAGAAAGATCGAATAAACGTCTTGGCAGCAAGTGCTGAAGCGGCCTGGTGCTGATAAGAGTCGACAAGATAGTTGTTGGCCGCGTTGTACAGGAAGATGAAGCCAAAACCAACGGGAAGACCAGCAAGGCAAGGGCCAACCCAGGTCAGATGTGGGTATGAAGACCAAGCAAAGATGAACATGCCGATGGGGATGAACCAGCAGCTCAGCATCATCGGAATCAAACGAACCTCGGCAGGTGGCTTTCCGCCGTGCTTGGCCACCAAAGTGAGATAGTGCTTGTTGATCCACGGGGAGCACGCGGCCGAGAGCACGACGCCGACAGCAATGGGAATAAACATCAAACCAGTAATACCAGATGAGTACCCCTTCCTGACCTCGAAAATAATGGGGTATGCGACGAAGAACATGTACAGAAGGCCATAGAGAACCGACATGTACAGACTGATGAGGAGAACGATGAGCTCGCGGAAGAGAAGCTGGAATGGACGAATCATGAAGACACCCATGCGCTCCTTGAAGGGTCTTGGGTCGAGCTCAGCCTCGGTGACATGGCCATTGTCGCCTGTCTCCTTGCGAAGTCTCTTGGCTCTGGCGGCAAGGATGGTTGGTGCGTAAGTCTCGGGAACGGTGAAGGTGATGAGAACCCAGACAACGAAAGAGAAGATGAGCTGAATCCAATAGAGCCATCtccagccagcagcatcagaCAAGAAACCGCCGATCAATGGACCAACTGTTCATTGTTAGCTTTGTGGCCAGACTGGAGAAAACTGGGGGATCCTTACTTGCGGGGCCAATAAagggggcggcggagaaAGCAGCCATGGGAACACCTCGCTCCTCGTTCCTCCAGAGATCTGCCAGGGTGCCGCCTACCAATGTCATGGGCGCAGAAAATGCAATGCCATCGATAGTTCTGCAAACAATGAGGGTCCCGATGTTCTTGGAGACAGCGCatgggatgatgaagatgacggcCAGCAATAGAGTTGAGCCATATATGATTCGTCTCCCGAAGACCTCAGAAAGAGGAGCAAAAATCATAGGACCTGGGCGTCACAATATTAGAACACATACTGCCAAACCAAGACATTGCAATGCTGTTGACTTaccaacaccaaaaccaacaacgaATACCGAGATGGGAACAAGCGCAGCCTCATGGCTGACTCCAAAAGACTCCtgaacaccaccaacatccgAAGTGACAACACTGGAACAAAAAGCGACAACGAAGCATGTAACTGCCACAACCATGGTGATGTACCACTTGTACGCCTTTGACCAGTTTTTTGGGTCATCGGGATCTCCTGGAGCGAAGGTGACCAGTTTGTACTCCTGACGTGTATCTGCTGCCCCAGCTAGTTTTCCGTGCTTCTCGGCCGGTGCTGGAACTGGTGGTCTTGTCTCGGGGGAACGATCAGCTGAACTCCGTGCAGAGGCGGCATTGGGTTCCggtgggatgatggaagcATAGTGAGCATTGTCGTCGCTGTCGTATGGGTATGGGGGTACTTGGCCCGTGGCGGATGTCGGTGCTGCCATGTTGAAgagcctctcctcctctaTTAATCGATATATTGATGCTGGATCCCGACTGcgaagttgatgatgaatgagCGACGTGCGGTGTCGTATTACAGGGAGCGAATGATAAACGAATGTGATCCAAACATCCCACTCGAAACCAGGCTGTGTACTATTCTGGAACGATATCTGAATCCATCACGGCGGCTCCAGAGACTTATATCTTCGAAATGGGAGTGCCCGTGGCGGTCTTTGCTCGGGAGCGTTCGGTGGTACACTTGCATGAAGCTGTCATTCCCTGTGCTGATCATGTACGAACGCCATTCGCGATACCAAACATCGCGGCCGTCGTCCCTTGAGCCGCACGGGCCTTGGATAGCATGAGGAAGATGTAACCAATGTGGGTGTCCAGATAACTGGGGCCTGGAACGTTGTCACTCATTCTTTCTGCCCTAGGGGTGGCAACAATGGAGCCATGAAACAGCATCAGGGATCCCCTCGCTCACAGCTCACGCAGGTCAGGGCCGAGCCGATAGCGATTGTCAGGAGCGTAAATGACGATGCCAAGGCACGTGGGATCATACATCGCTGTTCCTGGGATTTGACGGGAAATAAGTGGGCGGAGGCTTGTGTTGATTGGCGGTGATCTTCGGCATCGCGCGGTCACCATAACCGCGAGGACATTCGCGCCCCATTATAAGATAAATACAGCTGTGAGGTCGGGCGCCGACGTCGACGTCCCGGCTGCCATCGGTTACAATAAGATGATGCCAGTGAAAAATTTTCCAGCCTGTTGAGATGGTCCTGGAGG
It contains:
- a CDS encoding uncharacterized protein (EggNog:ENOG503PDRM), with product MGPDPLASTGIPPFEGPPPPPPPPPPPPTDFNFTFPTNGKNFTVGTNETFLPWGPIPTDAGRSLQADIVACAVITWLIALGFVVVRFYTRGRLNNVLGASDWCIIPALVFAAGVMASSLEQMARGAGRHAWEADWMQMSALERAAWYGILFYNLSLTFLRISILLLYRRIFTYSWAKRAIQIVLVLVVLIGIWLVVSVCTACIPLEAFWNWGLFFTQEVYCQPGNIWWANAALHIVSDLVIMALPMPVLSALKLPRRQKYALVGVFALGFFVCIVSIIRLVYLIDIVKKAGYDATYTSAQMIYWTSVEVSAAICCACLMTLKPLIQRLFPRLLSPNSGSKTPRENSSLQWIDPITGHPIRRDSRQSFIGLAAQLGRRGSRRLSETSDKTSSKRKGSLLQQVEEHEGELPSVNNNNGLADYKLNRPVMHGDLESQQTCSVSASARGGSSLHPSNTTDHHNEDDDDISPLDTTSGGRSPGSGSLRAPPRGHLRLSIQVTRSVKVEKHPRSPQPGETFGGVNVGRTQPPRRRSDHTDDDQDDEGDSDEDEYDLPESPRGARMTRMSQREDRDRDYRGEKVGSVARRGGV
- the NAG4 gene encoding Synaptic vesicle transporter SVOP (EggNog:ENOG503NTW3; COG:S) — its product is MAAPTSATGQVPPYPYDSDDNAHYASIIPPEPNAASARSSADRSPETRPPVPAPAEKHGKLAGAADTRQEYKLVTFAPGDPDDPKNWSKAYKWYITMVVAVTCFVVAFCSSVVTSDVGGVQESFGVSHEAALVPISVFVVGFGVGPMIFAPLSEVFGRRIIYGSTLLLAVIFIIPCAVSKNIGTLIVCRTIDGIAFSAPMTLVGGTLADLWRNEERGVPMAAFSAAPFIGPAIGPLIGGFLSDAAGWRWLYWIQLIFSFVVWVLITFTVPETYAPTILAARAKRLRKETGDNGHVTEAELDPRPFKERMGVFMIRPFQLLFRELIVLLISLYMSVLYGLLYMFFVAYPIIFEVRKGYSSGITGLMFIPIAVGVVLSAACSPWINKHYLTLVAKHGGKPPAEVRLIPMMLSCWFIPIGMFIFAWSSYPHLTWVGPCLAGLPVGFGFIFLYNAANNYLVDSYQHQAASALAAKTFIRSFWGAGVVLFTEQMYDRMGDQWASTFLAFLALACCAIPFLFWRYGARIRARSKYAFGGDDDHMDSDVEKANAREHHDLEDLRQARSYVSNP